The following nucleotide sequence is from bacterium.
TTGTGGCTGGATACTCGTGACGTTTTTCAGGGAGTGAACCAGGCAATCTCCGGGCAGCCGGCACCGCCGACGGGCTACACGTGCCGCGATTACACGATCGAATTCGATAACGGGACGACGGCGCCGACGCGCTTTTGGGCCTGGCCGGAATTCCGGTATTTCTTACCGCAATCGGGCGGTAAGTTTCAATATTTGGTCACGACTGGTGAATTGATCGAGGCGATGTCCGGCGAAGATCCGCCGCTGGATTCGTGCATCCGGCCCAAACCGCAAGACGAGAGCATGGACGAGCAAATCAACAACTTCTTCCTGGCCGGAAACTATTACGACGATCCGCCGGAAGAACCGGACGACTGGATTTCCGGGTACGTCGTGGAATTCATAACGGACGAGGCGATCGAAGGCGCCGTCGTGGAGGCGGTCAATAACGAAACCGGAGAGTCGTTTGCGACGCCCGTCACCGCGGAAACCGATGCGCAAGGCGATTTCTACCTGTCCGGAATCCCGGATGGTGTGGGAGTCGTCGGAATCAAAGTATCCTATTCCGGACATTTGGATACGTATATATTCCATCGGGAAACGGGAATGAGCGACTTCGCCTATATCTCCGCACCAGTGGATGTCATCGAGGGATTTGCGGATCAGGTCTCGGTCGATCCGGACCTCGTCTACAAGGGCGTCATTTTCGGATACACGATCGCCGTCGACGACACGAGCGACGAACCGATCGGATGCGCCGAGATACGCTTCGAAACGAGCCATCCGGACGTGTACTACGCGGGACTGGACGGTGAAACGCCGGCCCTGACGACGCTACGCGATCCCGGCGACGACGGGCCGCAGACCGGCGAAGGCACGCACCCGGATGTGTCGGGATTTTTCGTGTTCGACGTCGATCCGGGAATGTACCTGGCGTCCGCGTCGATTCCCGGGCACACGATTGACGTGCTCGTCCCCGCCGTTCCCGCCGGATCGTTGGTGGAGGTCGGGATCGAATATCGCGTCGATTCCGTCTCGACGTCCAACCACACGCCGGGCTGGTGCCCCCTCGACACGGACTTGTCGGGAACGATCGTCGATCTCTTCCCGAAAGGACTGCTGGAAGGCGTGACCGTGGAGGCGGTAAGCAACGTCGATGGAAGTTCCTTCGATCCGCAGGTTACCGCCGAGACAGACGCGAACGGGTATTTCGAACTCGAAAATATCCCTGAATCGGCGCGCGAGCGTGTCGCAATCCTGACATCGCTGACCGACTACCTCGACACCTACACGTACCACGTCTCGACGCGGGACGACGGTGGAGAGTTCTACCTCGTGGGCGAAGACGATATGAGCTTGCTGGCGGGCATCCGCGGCGTAACTCCGGACTACGAGAACAAAGGGTTCATGGTCGGTGCCGCGTACTATTTCGACGGGCTGGATTACGAACCCGTTGGATGTGCCGAAGCGATCTTTGACCCGTCGGTCTCGTCGATCCTCTATCTGTACGATGACGGGTACGGCCTCAGTACCGCTCGCGACATCACGTCGGGAGGTCCGTACAATGGCGAAGGCACATGGATCGAGACGCCGGTCTTTGTCGCCTTCAACATGACGCCGGGCGAGTATGACGTCGACGTCGCGGCTGACGGAGGGACGCTCGAGGCAAACTTCCCCGATATTCCTGCCGGCGCCGTCGCGTTGACGATCAAGTATTTCGAAGCCCCCGAATTCGAAGCGAATCCAACCGGGACGTGGTGTACGGAATAGCCGTCGGCCAATTTTCGCGCCCATCGCCGCTTCGGCGGCGATGGGCGTGAGTTTTTCGGTTCCCGGTTTTTAAGTCCGCTCGGGGCCTCGCGCGGCTTTACGGGGGCGGGGTCGCGTGCTAAGTTCCGCCCGCCTTTGACCCCCATGGAAAACGACTCCGCGCCCACCGGCATCACCCCGATTTACGCGCCGCAATCCGGTCGTCCGATGCGCGTCGCGGCGTTCATGTCCGGCACGGGCACGAACCTCATCAAGATCCTCGAATACCAGCAGCTTCTCGCGGCGCGCGAGGGCGAGGCGCCGTATGCGGTGACGCTCATCGTGACGGATCGCCGCGCCAGTCGCGCCGACGAAATCGGCAAGCGCTACGGCATCCCGGCCGTCATCAACGACATCGCCGAGTTCTATGCCGCGCGCGGCAAGACGGACCGCAAGGACCTGTCGCTGCGCCCGGATTTCGACCGCGCGACGCTCGCGGCGATATCGGATTTTCCGATCGACGTCGTCGCGCTGGCCGGCTACATGAGCATCGTGACCGCGCCGCTTTTGACGGACTTTCCCGGCCGCATGCTGAACGTGCATCCGGGGGACTTGCGCGTCCGCGACGCGGGACACCGGCGCTACACCGGCGCCAACGCCGTCGCCCGCGCCATCCGCGCGGGCGAGCGTTTTTTGCGGTCGTCGGTGCACCTGGTGCGCGAGCGCGTGGACTACGGCGAGCTGCTCATGCTCTCGCGGCCGATGCGCGTGGATCTGCCCGAGGGCGTGACGCCCCTGATACTCGCCCAGCCGGAAAAAAAGGAACTGCTGCGCGAGATCGCCGACGAGAATCAGGACATGTTGAAACGTGTGGGCGACTGGGTGATCTATCCGAAAACGCTCGAGCTCGTCGCCCGCGGGCGATTCGCGTTCGACCGAAACGGACAGCTTCTTTTCGACGGGCGGCCGATCCCCGAGGGCGTGGCCCTCGAGCAGGACGCCGACGCCGATCGCCTCTGATCCGGAGAATCGACATGCCCGGCAATATCGTTGACCGCATCGATGATCGTGTTCCGGTACGCACCGCGTTGATTTCCGTGTTTGACAAGACCGGCCTTGACGATCTGATCGCCGGGCTTGTCGCCGCGTGTCCGGACGTGCGCATTCTCTCGACCGGCGGCACGCATGCTTTCATCGCGAGGGCGCTTGGCGACGGCGCGGCGGCGCGGCTTTCGCAGGTCAGCGATTACACCGGCCAGCCCGAGACACAGGGGGGCCTCGTCAAGACGCTCGATTTCAGGATCTACCTCGGCTTGTTGACGGAGACCTACAACGATGCGCACCAGGCCGACATCGCGCGCACGGGCGCGTCGCCGATCGATCTCGCGGTGGTGAACCTCTATCCGTTCGGGGACGTGATCGCGCGCGACGGAACGACGGTGGAGGAGGCGCGCGCGAACATCGACATCGGCGGGCCGTGCATGATCCGCGCGTCGGCCAAGAATTACCTGCGCGTCGCGAGCGTCACCAGCGCGGCGGACTACGGCGGGCTGCTTTCGCACCTTGCCGAAAACGGCGGCGCGACGCGCGCGGCGTATCGATTCGAACTGGCGAAAAAGGCTTTTGCCTACACCGCCGCTTACGACACGCGCATCGCCTCGTATTTGTTCAAGCACGAGGGACCCGACGTCGCCGGCATCTACACGTTCGAGGATTAGCATGACCGATCTGAAAAAGGCGTACCGCGAGATCCTGGGCGATCACTTTCCCGACAAGCTGCGCGTCGTGTATGGCGAGGGCGCCGGCGAGCAAACGCTTTTTTACGAAAAGGCGGGCTGGGAGATCGACGGAGAAATGCGCGGGCTGCGCTATGGGGAAAACCCCGGGCAGGAAGCGGCGATGTATCGCCTCGTCAACGGGCAGCTCGCGCTTGGCGAGGTGACCTCCATCGCGCCCGGCCGGCACCTGGCCTCGGACGTCGAACTTCTGCAATCCGGAAAGCACCCCGGAAAGATCAATCTGACCGACGCGGACAACGCGCTCGCGATATTGCGCTGGTTCGCCGACAGGCCGGCGTGCGTGATTTTGAAACACAACAACCCGTGCGGCGCGGCGATCGGCACGTCGCTCGCCGACGCGTACGTGAAGGCCGACATGGCCGACCGCGTCGCGGCGTTCGGCGGATGCATCGGCCTGACGCGCCCGGTTGACAAGGAGACCGCGCAGGAGATCGCCAGGCGTTACGCGGAGGTGGTCGTCGCGCCGGAATACGAGGACGGCGCGTTCGAGATCCTCGCGGCGCGCAAGAATTTGCGCATCATGCGCATCGGGCGCATGGACCGGCTCGCGGAATTCGCGACGCAGCGGTTTGTCGATTTCAAGAGCCTCATCGACGGCGGGCTGATTTTGCAGTGGTCGCACGCGCCGGCGATCCGCACGACGGAACAGCTTCAGCCCGCGGCGACCGAGCACAAGGGCACGAAACACGCGATCAAGCGCGAGCCGACCACGAAGGAAAAGGACGACATGCTCTTCGGCTGGCTGCTCGAAACCGGCATCACGTCAAACTCGGTCGTGTACGTGAAGGATCTCGTGACCGTCGGAATCGGAACGGGCGAGCAGGACCGCGTGGGCGTCGCCGAGATCGCGCGCGACAAGGCGTATCGCAAACTCGCCGATCGCATCTGCTTTCAGCGCCTCGGTATGTCGTTTTACGAATTGCAGGCCAGGGATCCGGAGCGTGCGCGGCAGATTCAGTCCGACGCGGCGGAATTGCGCGGCGGGATCGACGGCGCGGCGATGATCTCCGACGGGTTTTTCCCGTTCCGCGACGGCGTCGACGTGGGCCTTTCCGAGGGCGTTCGCGCCGTGATCCAGCCCGGCGGATCGGTGAACGATTATCAGGTCATCGAGGCGTGCAACGAGGTCGGCGCGACGATGGTTTTCACCGGCGAGCGCCTGTTCAAGCACTAGGCGAAACGCGCCGCGGCCGCCCGGGAACCACGGCTCAGAGGTCAGGCCCAGCCCCAAAAGGCGGTCCTTGTCGGAAAAATCGGCGAAATGTGGCCGATTCGATTGAAAAATCATGTATTAACGTGTTATAAACTTGCGCGTTCGGCGGTTGGGATTTGACCGCCGGAAAGGCGGATTTTTGGAACTTGAACGCGCTTTAGAAAGTCAGGGCGAGGAGCCGCGGCCGGTGATCGTTCCGCGTGGCCGTCATTCGATTTCCCGGCGGGACATCGATGAGGACGCGCTGAAGGTCATGTACCGCCTTCGCAAGCACGGCTACCTCGCTTATCTCGTCGGCGGCGGCGTGCGCGACATCCTGCTTGAACGCCGGCCCAAGGACTTCGATATCGCCACGGACGCGCGGCCCGAGGAGGTGCGCGCGATCTTTCGCAACTCGCGGCTGATCGGCCGGCGTTTTCAGCTTGTCCACGTCTTTTTTTTCGGCGGCAAGATCATCGAGGTTTCGACGTTTCGCAGGTCCGTTCCCTTCGCGGACGACGAGGATCCGTGCCCCGAGAGCGAGCAGAAAAAACGCCAACTGCCCTCGACGGAAAATACATTCGGATCGGCGTATGAAGACGCGATGCGCCGCGACATCACGATCAACGCGCTTTTTTATAATATCGAAGATTTTTCCATTATCGATTACGTGGGCGGCATGGACGATCTGCGCGCGGGCGTCATCCGCGCGGTCGGCTGCCCGCACCGCAGCTTCGGCGAGGACCCCGTCCGGATGTTGCGCGTCATCCGCCATGCCGCGCGCACGGGTTTTGAGATCGACGCCAACACGCGCGACGCCATCGCGATGCATCGCGAAAAGATCTGCCGTTGCGCCGCCGCGCGCGTGCGCGAGGAATTTCTGCGTGAGTTGCGCGGGGGCGTGTCGCGCCGCAGCTTCGAACTGATGATGGAAACGGGCTTTCTCGCGCACCTGTTCCCGGCGTACGCGCCGATCCTCTCCGGACCCGACGGCGCCGAGACCACCGATTACCTGCTTTCCAATCTCCAGGGGATCGACCGGCTTGTAGCCGCGGGCGAAAACCTGCCCGACCCGATGCTCGTGTCCGCTTTGGTCGCGCCCTTTGTGGTGCACCATCACGTGATGGAACGCGCCGAGGGCGTCAAGCGCCTCGCGTCGTTCGTGCACGACGATGTGCGCGAGACGATCCGCCCGATCATCCGCGATTTCGGACTTTCCCGCGGCCATGCCGAGGCGATCTGCCAGAACATCACCGGCAAGATGCTGCTGACGCACTACGCCGACCTGGACAGGGAAATCCCGCGTTCGCTTTGGGCCAAGAGCTACTTTCTCGACGGTTTCACGCTTTATCGCATCGAAGCCGAAGGGCGTGACCAGCCGATCGGGCCGCGCGTCGCCCAGGCGGCGGCAAAGGCGGAAGAGCGCCTGCGTCAATCGCGTCTTGCCAACGGGCACGCAGACGACGATCCCGGCGAGCGGCCAAAACGATCCCGCTCGCGCGGCGGGCGCGGACGGCGCCGCCGCCGGCCGCCGGCCTCGACGGACGCGGCGTCCTGATTTTGCAGTCGGCAGGGTATCCGCGGGTGACGCCGATGACGCGGATTTTCTGAAGGTTTTTTCGATTGGGCGCGCGATCTTGTCCATTTGGCCGATCGTGCCCATATTGTCCATCGGGTTCCATTCACGCATGAGCAAAAAGCCCAACGATCGCCTGACCATCCTGATCCTCCCGCAGGGCGAGGGTGCGCCCCGGCGTCTTGAGATCCGGCGTTCGACGATCACGCGCGTGGCGATGGCCGCGGGTCTTGCGGCGCTCGGTTTCGGCGTCGGCGTGCTGGATTACGTCAGTGCGCGCATGGAGCTGGCTGTCGCCGAGCGCCAGACGGGCGATCTGAAAAAGCAGGTGCGCCGCGAGCGCCAGGGCGTGGAAGAGCGCCAGCGCCAACTCGCCGTACTGCGTGACGAGGTCATGAAACTGCGCCGCGCCGTCACCGCGACGGCCGGCCTCGAGCGAGACATCCGCCGCGAGCAGGGCATCGCCGCTTACGGCGAGCCGCTGATCGCCACCGGCGGCGTGGACGCGAAACTCCCGCTTGACGACAGCTTCGAGACGCACGACATCGTGCGGATGCGACAGGCGATGGCGGCGATCGCCCGGGACAGCGAGGAAAATTTCGCGGGCCTGACGAAGCTTCGCCGCTATTTCCGGAGCCGGCGCGGTGAGATTGCTGATCGCCCGTCGATGTGGCCGGTGCGCGGATGGGTGACCAGCGAGTTCGGCGTGCGCTCCAGCCCGTTCACGGGCGAGATCGGAATGCACGAAGGGCTCGATATCGCCGCGCCGATCGGCACCGTCATCAATGCACCGGCCGCCGGACGCGCGATTTTCGTCGGCCATCATCCGGGATTCGGCAACTACATCGTCGTCGATCACGGCGGCGGCGTCACGACGCATTACGGGCATCTGGCGCAGACGCTGGCGACCGAAGGCGCGCCCGTCGAGCGCGGCACGCCGCTTGGCCTTGTCGGAAGCACGGGCCGGTCCACGGGCCCGCACCTGCACTACGAGGTGCGCGTCATGGATATCCCCGTCAACCCGCACGGATACCTGCCGGCGTACCTCGCCGAAATCGCGCCCGCGAGTCCGCAAGGCCCGTAGCCGTCCGTCGCGGATCGCGGCGCGCACTCCGTTCGACAACCCAAAACCCGACGCGACCTCAACGAGGCGGATTCGACCATGGCTTCCATCATTTCCTCGATCTTCGGCACGAAAAACGATCGCGAGATCAAGCGGCTCCGCAAGATCGCCGAGCAGATCGGCACGCTCGAGCCGGATATCCAGTCCCTTTCCGACGAGCGGCTTCAAAAAAAGACGGACGAGTTTCGCGAGCGCCTGACCCGGGGCGAAACCGTCGAGGACATCCTGCCCGAGGCGTTCGCCGTCGTGCGCGAGGCGGCCAAACGCGCGCTCGGCATGCGGCCGTTCGACGTGCAGCTCATCGGCGGCCTCGTCCTGCACGAGGGCCGGATCGCCGAGATGAAAACCGGCGAGGGCAAGACGCTTGTCGCCACGCTGCCCGTCTATCTCAACGCGCTGACCGGCGAGGGCGTGCACGTCGTGACGGTCAACGACTACCTCGCCCGCCGCGACGCGGAGTGGATGGGGCGCGTTTACCGCTTTCTCGGGCTCACCGTCGGCACGATCTATCACGGTCTTTCCGACGTGGAGCGGCGCGAGGCGTACGCGTGCGACGTCACTTACGCCACCAACAACGAGCTGGGATTCGACTATCTGCGCGACAACATGAAGCTGAATCCCACGTCGTTCGTGCAGCGCGGATTCCATTTCGCCGTGGTGGACGAGGTCGATTCGATTCTGGTGGACGAAGCGCGCACGCCGCTCATCATCTCCGGCGCGACGGAGGATTCGACCGACAAATATTACGTCATCGACCGCGTCATCCCGCGCCTTGGCAAGGACGAGGATTACACCGTCGACGAGAAGCACCGCTCCTCGATTCTCACCGAGTCCGGAGTCGAGCGCGTGCAAAGCGCGCTCGGCGTCGAGAACATCTACGACCCGGACCAGATCGAGACGCTTCACCACGTGCAGCAGGCGCTGAAGGCGCACACGCTTTTCGCGCGCGACAAGGATTACGTGGTCAAGGACGGCGAGGTCATCATCGTCGACGAGTTCACCGGCCGTCTCATGCCCGGTCGGCGCTACTCCGACGGCCTGCACCAGGCGCTGGAGGCGAAGGAGGGCGTCACGATCGAGAACGAAACGCAGACCCTCGCCTCGATCACGTTCCAGAATTTCTTCCGCATGTACGACAAGCTCTCGGGCATGACCGGCACGGCGGACACGGAGGCGGTGGAGTTCAAGAAAATCTACGACCTGGATGTCGTTGTCGTTCCGACGCACATGCCGATGATCCGCGAGGACGAGGCGGACACGATCTACCGCAGCGCCAAGGAGAAATTCAACGCGGTGGTGCGTCACATCAAGGAGACGAACGAAAAGGGTCAGCCGATGCTCGTCGGCACCATCAGCATCGAGAAAAACGAGATGCTCTCCCTGATGCTCAAACGCGCGGGGGTGCCCCACGAAATTCTGAACGCCAAGAACCACGGGCGCGAGGCGGAGATCGTCGCGCAGGCGGGGCGCAAGGGCGCGGTGACGCTGGCGACGAACATGGCCGGCCGCGGCACGGACATCGTGCTTGGCGGCAACGCGAAGTTCATGGCGATCAGCCAGTGGCGCAAGGATCACGACGACGGCGCGGTCCTCGACGAGGATTCCGGCGAGTACAAGGCGATCCTGGCGGAGAAGAAAAAGCTCTGCGACGCCGAACGCGAAGAGGTGCTGAAACTCGGCGGGCTTTACGTGATCGGCACGGAGCGCCATGAGTCGCGCCGAATCGACAACCAGCTTCGCGGCCGTTCCGGGCGCCAGGGGGATCCGGGCGCGTCGGTGTTTTATCTGGCGCTCGACGACGACCTGATGCGCATCTTCGGCTCCGAGCGCATGGACAGCATGCTCGCGCGCCTCGGCGTGAAGGAAGACGAGCCGATCTTCCACCCGTGGATCAGCAAGGCGATCGAAAACGCGCAAAAGAAGGTCGAGGGCCACAATTTCGACATCCGCAAGCGCCTTCTCGAATACGACGACGTCATGAACAAACAGCGCGAGGTCGTATATGAGCAGCGCCGGCGCGTATTGACCGGCGAGGATCTCGCCGAGGAGTATCTCGGCGCGATCGAGGACATCGCGTCAGGCCAGGTGGCGGAGTTCATCGACGAGAAGACATATCCCGAGGAATGGCCGTGGGAGGAATTGCGCGAGGTGTTCCGCTCGCGCTTTGGCGCGGAGCTTCCGGCCTACGACGAGGAGGCGCGCCTTGGCATGACGCCCGAGGCCGTGCGCGAGGATGCCATCGCCGCGGTAAAGGCGGCCTACCAGGCCAAGGAAAGGGAAGTCGGCGAGACGATCATGCGCGACGCGGAGCGCTTCTTCCTGTTGACGACGATCGACGTCAACTGGAAGGACCATCTGCTCAATATGGACCATCTGCGCGACGGCATCGGGCTGCGCGGTTATGGCCAGATCAATCCGCTGCTCGCGTACAAGAAGGAAGGTTTCGACATGTTCGAGGATATGGGCAACCGCATCCGCGAACAGGCGCTCGAAAAGATTTTGCGCTTCGAGGTGAAAGAGCCGGACGAACAAATGTTTCAGCGGCGGCGGCGCGCGCCGGCCCGGCCTCTCAGTTACGGGCGCGAGGCGCTGGTACGGCAGCAAGCGCGCGAAGCGACGCCGGAAAAATCCAAGGGCGTCACCGTGCGGCGCGCGGCGGCGAAGGTTGGCCCGAACGATCCGTGCCCGTGCGGCTCCGGGAAAAAGTACAAGAAATGCTGCCGCGACAAGGACAAGGCCGCGGGCCTCGCGGTGTGACGGAGAAGGCTGGGACGCTGGAAGGCTGGAAGGCTGAAAGGCTGAAACGCTCGAAGGCCATCGCAATGGGCGCGCGGATCTGCGTTCGCGCAGTCCATTTTGTCCATCCTGTCCATCAAGTCCATCGTGTCCATCGGGCACGCGCGGGGTCACGGCGTTCGCTTTTTTCGTGCGAGGACGCGCCGCCGTGATCTTGCGATGACCTTTCAGCCGTTCGGACTTCCAGACTTCCAGACTGTGCGACTTCCAGCTTTCCAATCCATCCGCCGCCGGGTGACGCGCGCGCGCGCCCTTCCTATAATGCGCCGCAAGGAGGCTTCCCCCCTATGGCGGTGACCGGTGTCGACCACGCGGCGCTGACGGTGTCGGATCTCGCGCGCAGCGTCGAGTTCTATCGCGGCGCGTTCGGGCTTCGCCTTCTGCGTTCCGAGACGCTCGATCCGCGCATCGTGCATCGGGTTTTCGGCCTCGCGGGCGTGGAGGTCGTGCGCGCGGACCTGCGCGCGGGGCGCACCGGGCGGTTGACGCTCTATTGGTTCGCCTCCGGCGGCAAGGACCCGATCCGCGACGATTTCGACCGCCTCGGGATTCAGTTCGTCGCGCTTAGCGTGGACGATCTGGACGACGCGCTCGGCCGCGTGGCGCATCTTGGCGGCGAGGTTCTCACGGAGCCGGCGAGCGATCGGCCCGGCCACCGCGCTGCGTTCGTTCGCGATCCCGACGGCGCGATCTTGCAACTTCTGGAAACGCCATTTTCGCTTTCGCCCGTGGGACGCATCTATGCGCGCGGACGCCGGCTCGTGGAGCGCCTCAGCCAGCCGGCGATGGCGGGCACGGCGGTGTCGCGAAAGGCGCACCCACGTCAGTGACGAATTACGAGTGTCGAGTGTCGAGTGTCGAACGGGCGAGCGACTAGAAATTTCAAGGACGTGGTCCATGAAACACGACAATCTCCGCGAGCGAACATCGGCGATGGCGTTGCGCATCGTTCGCCTTGCCGAATCACTCCCGAAGTCCCGCTCGGCGGATGTCATGGCCCGGCAACTATTGCGTTCGGGTACGTCGGTGGCGGCGAACTATCGCGCGGCATGCCGCGCGAAATCGAAGAACGATTTCATTTTCAAGTTGGGCATCGTCGAGGAAGAGTGTGACGAATCGCTGTTCTGGATGGAACTCTTGATAAAAAGTGGTTTCGTTAAAGACGAACGAATTGCGGACCTGGTGAACGAGACATCGGAGATACTAAAGATTGTCGTCACTTCCCGAAAAACAGCGAAGTCACGCTGAGGCTTGTTGCGACGACCACTCGTCACTCGACACTCGGAATTCGACACTAGGGCAGCGTCTGATCCAGCGCCAATAGAACGTCGAGCAGAAGCTGCTTGATTCCGTCGTAGCCGGGGTCGGCGTAGAAGTCGCCGATGTCGATGCGCGTGATGGCCCAGTCGGGAATGACTGGCGGCAGGCCGAAGTAGCGCAGAATCGGGTTGAGGTCCGCGAGCGGGAACGGATTGTCGTTCGCCGGATCGACGTCCTTGGCGGTGTCGTCCCAGAAGGCGTCGCGCAGGTCGCGCGACATCTCGACCAGTCCCTCGAACAGAAGCATCTCGTCGTCGGACAACGCGCCGTATGACGGCAACACGAACGGTTCGCCGTCGTCCCATGTGAACGATCCGTTGGCGTCGAAATACGACAACACGTCGTCCTCGGGGTTGTCGGTCTCCACGCGGATCGCGTCGGCCATCGCCGCAAACGCGCCGAAGCCGTCGCCGAGCGTCAGGCCGGCGAGCTGAAAGTCCGGAACATTCGCCGGCGGCAGCGTCAGGAAATCCGGAAAGGCGTCGTTGGTCAGCATATCGATCAGAAGGTCGACGATGGCGCCGAGTTTCTCGTCGTCGGGCAGGCCGCTGTCGAGAATGTCCATGATGACAAAGACTGCGGACACGTCGGTGTCGAGCGATATCGCGGTCAGGTGGCGGAACACGCCGGAGAACAGCGCCGCGAACGCATGCGCCGCGTGCAGCTCGCCGGAGTCGAACTGCGTCGAAAGCGTGGCGACATGCTCGAAGTGCAGGAAGATCGGGATGCCGTCGTGCGTGAATTGCGGATCGCCAAGCGCGAGCGCGATGCCGGCATAATCGGCAAGCTCCGCCGCGCGATCGACGACCAGGCCGTCGGCGACGATCTGCAGCACGGTGTCGAGCAGATTGTCTTCCTCGGCCGCGACCGGGCCGCCGTAATCGAGCACGGACAGCACGTAGTCGTAGATGATGCCGAACACGTCGAATTCGTGAACGGCGTTCGACATCACCACGCCGAAGCTCGTCTCGGGGTGCGCCGGGTCAAGGGCGTACGCGGCGAGAAAGTCGAGAC
It contains:
- the secA gene encoding preprotein translocase subunit SecA, which encodes MASIISSIFGTKNDREIKRLRKIAEQIGTLEPDIQSLSDERLQKKTDEFRERLTRGETVEDILPEAFAVVREAAKRALGMRPFDVQLIGGLVLHEGRIAEMKTGEGKTLVATLPVYLNALTGEGVHVVTVNDYLARRDAEWMGRVYRFLGLTVGTIYHGLSDVERREAYACDVTYATNNELGFDYLRDNMKLNPTSFVQRGFHFAVVDEVDSILVDEARTPLIISGATEDSTDKYYVIDRVIPRLGKDEDYTVDEKHRSSILTESGVERVQSALGVENIYDPDQIETLHHVQQALKAHTLFARDKDYVVKDGEVIIVDEFTGRLMPGRRYSDGLHQALEAKEGVTIENETQTLASITFQNFFRMYDKLSGMTGTADTEAVEFKKIYDLDVVVVPTHMPMIREDEADTIYRSAKEKFNAVVRHIKETNEKGQPMLVGTISIEKNEMLSLMLKRAGVPHEILNAKNHGREAEIVAQAGRKGAVTLATNMAGRGTDIVLGGNAKFMAISQWRKDHDDGAVLDEDSGEYKAILAEKKKLCDAEREEVLKLGGLYVIGTERHESRRIDNQLRGRSGRQGDPGASVFYLALDDDLMRIFGSERMDSMLARLGVKEDEPIFHPWISKAIENAQKKVEGHNFDIRKRLLEYDDVMNKQREVVYEQRRRVLTGEDLAEEYLGAIEDIASGQVAEFIDEKTYPEEWPWEELREVFRSRFGAELPAYDEEARLGMTPEAVREDAIAAVKAAYQAKEREVGETIMRDAERFFLLTTIDVNWKDHLLNMDHLRDGIGLRGYGQINPLLAYKKEGFDMFEDMGNRIREQALEKILRFEVKEPDEQMFQRRRRAPARPLSYGREALVRQQAREATPEKSKGVTVRRAAAKVGPNDPCPCGSGKKYKKCCRDKDKAAGLAV
- a CDS encoding VOC family protein produces the protein MAVTGVDHAALTVSDLARSVEFYRGAFGLRLLRSETLDPRIVHRVFGLAGVEVVRADLRAGRTGRLTLYWFASGGKDPIRDDFDRLGIQFVALSVDDLDDALGRVAHLGGEVLTEPASDRPGHRAAFVRDPDGAILQLLETPFSLSPVGRIYARGRRLVERLSQPAMAGTAVSRKAHPRQ
- a CDS encoding four helix bundle protein; amino-acid sequence: MKHDNLRERTSAMALRIVRLAESLPKSRSADVMARQLLRSGTSVAANYRAACRAKSKNDFIFKLGIVEEECDESLFWMELLIKSGFVKDERIADLVNETSEILKIVVTSRKTAKSR